From a single Leucoraja erinacea ecotype New England unplaced genomic scaffold, Leri_hhj_1 Leri_51C, whole genome shotgun sequence genomic region:
- the LOC129694010 gene encoding sodium/potassium-transporting ATPase subunit beta-2-like isoform X2 codes for MAPSDKRSCGQVIDEWKEFVWNSRTQEFLGRTGSSWALILLFYVVFYTFLAGLFSLTMWVMLELLNDYSPKYQDRITNPGLMIRPRADSLVVGFNVSQRASWQNYVNALNMYLDSYNDSVQLSINDRCKPGGYHPQEDSGDVRNTPKRSCQFNRTSLGQCSGLEDRTYGYGDGKPCILVKMNRIIGFLPGAAMTPYVSCSSKDGDVGKVQELRYFPPNATLDLMYFPYYGKKAHVNYTQPVVAVKFLNITNNVDIRVECKVHASNVKNKDERDRFAGRVVFTLHVGLALPGSR; via the exons ATGGCTCCGAGCGACAAGAGGTCGTGCGGACAGGTGATCGATGAATGGAAGGAGTTTGTGTGGAATTCCAGGACACAGGAGTTCCTGGGCCGGACGGGCAGCAGCTGGG CTCTCATCCTGCTGTTCTATGTGGTGTTCTACACCTTCCTAGCGGGACTCTTCAGCCTGACAATGTGGGTGATGCTGGAGTTGCTGAACGACTACAGCCCAAAGTACCAGGACAGAATTACCAACCCAG gTTTGATGATCCGGCCAAGAGCTGACAGCCTGGTGGTGGGTTTCAACGTGTCGCAGAGAGCCTCCTGGCAGAACTATGTCAACGCCCTCAACATGTACCTGGACT cgtaCAACGACAGCGTGCAATTGTCGATCAACGACCGGTGCAAGCCTGGGGGCTACCACCCACAGGAGGACAGCGGCGACGTGAGGAACACGCCCAAACGATCCTGCCAGTTCAACCGCACCTCGCTGGGCCAGTGCTCGGGCCTGGAGGACAGGACTTACGGCTACGGAGACGGCAAGCCCTGCATCCTTGTCAAGATGAACAGG ATCATCGGGTTCCTTCCAGGAGCAGCTATGACTCCATACGTGTCATGCAGCAGCAAG GATGGAGACGTGGGCAAAGTTCAGGAGCTGCGTTACTTCCCCCCCAACGCAACGTTGGACCTGATGTACTTCCCGTACTACGGGAAGAAGGCGCAC gtgAACTACACGCAGCCGGTGGTAGCCGTGAAGTTCCTGAACATCACAAACAACGTGGACATTAGGGTGGAGTGCAAAGTGCATGCCTCGAACGTGAAGAACAAGGACGAACGGGACAGGTTCGCCGGCAGGGTGGTCTTCACACTCCACGTcggcctggccctaccgggctCCCGCTAA
- the LOC129694010 gene encoding sodium/potassium-transporting ATPase subunit beta-2-like isoform X1 — protein sequence MANVKKVVVKMAPSDKRSCGQVIDEWKEFVWNSRTQEFLGRTGSSWALILLFYVVFYTFLAGLFSLTMWVMLELLNDYSPKYQDRITNPGLMIRPRADSLVVGFNVSQRASWQNYVNALNMYLDSYNDSVQLSINDRCKPGGYHPQEDSGDVRNTPKRSCQFNRTSLGQCSGLEDRTYGYGDGKPCILVKMNRIIGFLPGAAMTPYVSCSSKDGDVGKVQELRYFPPNATLDLMYFPYYGKKAHVNYTQPVVAVKFLNITNNVDIRVECKVHASNVKNKDERDRFAGRVVFTLHVGLALPGSR from the exons TGGTGGTGAAGATGGCTCCGAGCGACAAGAGGTCGTGCGGACAGGTGATCGATGAATGGAAGGAGTTTGTGTGGAATTCCAGGACACAGGAGTTCCTGGGCCGGACGGGCAGCAGCTGGG CTCTCATCCTGCTGTTCTATGTGGTGTTCTACACCTTCCTAGCGGGACTCTTCAGCCTGACAATGTGGGTGATGCTGGAGTTGCTGAACGACTACAGCCCAAAGTACCAGGACAGAATTACCAACCCAG gTTTGATGATCCGGCCAAGAGCTGACAGCCTGGTGGTGGGTTTCAACGTGTCGCAGAGAGCCTCCTGGCAGAACTATGTCAACGCCCTCAACATGTACCTGGACT cgtaCAACGACAGCGTGCAATTGTCGATCAACGACCGGTGCAAGCCTGGGGGCTACCACCCACAGGAGGACAGCGGCGACGTGAGGAACACGCCCAAACGATCCTGCCAGTTCAACCGCACCTCGCTGGGCCAGTGCTCGGGCCTGGAGGACAGGACTTACGGCTACGGAGACGGCAAGCCCTGCATCCTTGTCAAGATGAACAGG ATCATCGGGTTCCTTCCAGGAGCAGCTATGACTCCATACGTGTCATGCAGCAGCAAG GATGGAGACGTGGGCAAAGTTCAGGAGCTGCGTTACTTCCCCCCCAACGCAACGTTGGACCTGATGTACTTCCCGTACTACGGGAAGAAGGCGCAC gtgAACTACACGCAGCCGGTGGTAGCCGTGAAGTTCCTGAACATCACAAACAACGTGGACATTAGGGTGGAGTGCAAAGTGCATGCCTCGAACGTGAAGAACAAGGACGAACGGGACAGGTTCGCCGGCAGGGTGGTCTTCACACTCCACGTcggcctggccctaccgggctCCCGCTAA